One window from the genome of Eucalyptus grandis isolate ANBG69807.140 chromosome 7, ASM1654582v1, whole genome shotgun sequence encodes:
- the LOC120295927 gene encoding probable bifunctional riboflavin biosynthesis protein RIBA 1, chloroplastic — translation MVMGDIGDGQDVLVRVHSECLTGDIFGSARCDCGNQLALAMQKIEAAGRGVVAYLRGHEGRGIGLGHKLRAYNLQDDGRDTVEANVELGLPVDSREYGLMLHDLGVRTMKLMTNNPSKFVGLQGYGLTISGRVPLVTPITEENKRYLETKRSKMGHIYGSEVKARFSNLIEKSKPSSDVSSDLAVSD, via the exons GGTGACATTGGAGATGGTCAAGATGTCCTTGTGAGGGTGCACTCGGAATGCCTCACAGGAGACATTTTTGGATCTGCTAGATGCGACTGTGGCAACCAGCTTGCACTCGCGATGCAGAAGATAGAAGCGGCTGGTAGGGGCGTGGTGGCGTACCTCCGAGGGCATGAAGGAAGAGGCATAGGTTTGGGGCACAAACTACGTGCCTATAACCTGCAGGACGATGGGCGTGACACTGTGGAAGCAAATGTGGAGCTTGGATTGCCCGTTGACTCTAGAGAGTACGGATTG ATGTTGCATGACTTGGGAGTCAGGACAATGAAGCTGATGACGAACAACCCGTCAAAGTTTGTGGGGCTTCAAGGTTATGGCTTGACTATTTCTGGGAGAGTCCCTCTGGTAACTCCAATAACAGAGGAGAACAAGAGATACCTGGAGACGAAACGCTCCAAGATGGGGCACATCTATGGTTCGGAAGTCAAAGCCCGCTTCAGCAATCTCATAGAAAAAAGCAAGCCGAGCAGTGATGTTTCTTCTGATCTGGCTGTGTCTGACTAA